A portion of the Hoylesella buccalis ATCC 35310 genome contains these proteins:
- a CDS encoding tetratricopeptide repeat protein, with amino-acid sequence MKKLMLMALMALGASTSFAGDSDALKAIMSAKTFVEAENLVKSNLSQLANNEEKAKAYNKLVDLAMQKVNKEQAIIEKNMLSQQLKQGEQQQYDTLGYYDALYHAINAGIEADKYDMMPNAKGKVKPKFHKDNQNRLYNLRPQLINAGQDAGTKNDQQGALKNFGLYVSSSQANLFKDVANKPAYDQYLGEVARVAAVYAFQDKKVDLANQYADVALQDTAKDVHKEALNLKSYLITQGLTSKSDSLKAIESLKELYVKEKGNEQVFSALSAMYNSMDNKEELNKLVASKLQEDPNNFSALAMKAQIAMNAGQWDEAIEGYKKAVAVNDKDALVYTYLGFCINSKAQALNNAAEQKKLYTESVGYLEKARDLDPDKSRANWSYPLYQCYYSLYGAEDSRTKEMENLNK; translated from the coding sequence ATGAAAAAATTAATGTTGATGGCTTTGATGGCACTGGGTGCCTCAACGTCTTTTGCCGGTGACAGTGACGCGTTAAAGGCTATCATGTCTGCAAAAACATTTGTTGAAGCAGAGAATTTGGTCAAGTCAAATTTGTCACAATTAGCAAACAATGAAGAAAAAGCAAAAGCTTATAATAAGCTAGTCGACCTTGCCATGCAAAAAGTGAACAAGGAGCAGGCTATCATTGAGAAGAATATGCTTAGTCAACAGCTCAAGCAGGGTGAACAGCAACAGTATGATACGCTGGGATATTATGATGCACTTTACCACGCAATAAATGCTGGTATTGAAGCAGACAAATACGATATGATGCCTAATGCGAAAGGAAAGGTAAAACCTAAGTTTCACAAGGACAATCAAAATCGTTTGTACAACTTACGCCCACAGTTGATTAATGCAGGACAGGACGCGGGTACAAAGAACGATCAGCAAGGAGCTTTGAAGAACTTTGGTTTGTATGTATCTTCGTCTCAAGCCAATTTGTTTAAGGATGTTGCTAACAAACCTGCTTATGATCAATATCTTGGAGAGGTGGCACGCGTAGCAGCTGTATATGCCTTCCAAGATAAGAAGGTTGATTTGGCAAACCAATATGCAGATGTAGCCTTGCAGGATACAGCAAAAGATGTGCATAAGGAGGCATTGAACTTGAAGTCGTATCTCATTACACAAGGGCTCACATCAAAATCAGACTCGTTGAAAGCTATTGAAAGCTTGAAAGAACTGTATGTAAAAGAGAAGGGTAATGAGCAAGTGTTCAGCGCATTAAGTGCCATGTATAACAGCATGGACAACAAAGAAGAGTTGAACAAATTGGTTGCTTCTAAGCTGCAAGAAGATCCTAATAATTTCAGTGCTTTGGCAATGAAAGCTCAAATTGCAATGAATGCTGGTCAGTGGGATGAAGCTATCGAGGGCTATAAGAAAGCTGTAGCAGTAAACGATAAGGATGCACTTGTATATACCTATCTTGGGTTCTGTATTAATTCAAAGGCGCAGGCTTTGAATAATGCTGCTGAGCAAAAGAAACTTTATACAGAATCAGTTGGCTATCTGGAAAAAGCTCGTGACCTTGATCCCGATAAGAGTCGTGCAAACTGGAGCTATCCTCTTTATCAATGCTATTACTCGCTCTATGGTGCTGAAGACAGTAGAACGAAGGAAATGGAGAATTTGAATAAATAA
- a CDS encoding IS4 family transposase, giving the protein MNKGRYVFSQLCDFLPTDHFKWLIKKYEGNKYVKSFTCWNHLMVLLFGQLSNREGLRDLIVTITPFKSAFHHLGFGKNVSRSNLSKANEIREVKIFQEFADKMVSIAREKRGVVKDFFISNNVYAFDSSTISLCLSVYWWTKLHHGKGGVKLHELYDVKTDIPTFSVITDASVHDSQVMELIPYEKESFYIFDRAYMATRKLYIIEGAEAYFVVREKHKMPFEVIEDKEYNNPSSGIMADQIIRFKGYKTKKQYPNKLRRVVFYDYDGNRTFVFYTNNFEITAEQVAMLYKYRWRVELFFKWLKQHLRIKEFYGTSENAVKIQIYAAIIAYCLVVIVQECMGLKLQTYDVLRILSTALLTKMPLCDLLIEQKEEEFTEGKNLQLCLNFDG; this is encoded by the coding sequence ATGAACAAAGGTCGATACGTATTTTCACAGCTGTGCGACTTTCTGCCGACAGACCATTTCAAATGGTTGATAAAAAAGTATGAAGGTAATAAATATGTGAAGAGTTTCACTTGTTGGAATCATCTGATGGTTCTTCTATTTGGTCAGTTGTCTAATCGTGAGGGATTACGAGACCTTATTGTAACCATCACTCCGTTCAAGTCAGCGTTCCACCATCTTGGTTTTGGAAAGAATGTCAGTAGAAGCAATTTGAGCAAGGCCAATGAAATACGCGAAGTCAAGATATTCCAAGAGTTTGCAGACAAGATGGTTTCCATAGCAAGAGAGAAACGAGGAGTCGTCAAGGACTTCTTCATATCGAACAATGTCTATGCGTTTGACTCCTCAACAATATCATTGTGCCTTTCTGTATACTGGTGGACTAAACTGCATCATGGGAAAGGAGGAGTGAAATTGCATGAACTGTATGACGTGAAGACAGACATTCCGACATTTTCTGTCATTACAGACGCTTCAGTTCACGATTCTCAAGTGATGGAGCTAATTCCCTATGAGAAAGAGAGTTTCTATATATTTGACAGAGCGTATATGGCAACTAGGAAACTTTATATAATAGAAGGAGCAGAAGCTTACTTTGTCGTGAGAGAGAAGCATAAAATGCCGTTTGAGGTCATAGAGGATAAAGAATACAACAACCCTTCATCTGGAATTATGGCTGACCAAATTATACGTTTCAAGGGATACAAGACTAAGAAGCAATATCCAAATAAACTTCGACGAGTGGTATTCTATGACTATGATGGTAATAGGACATTTGTATTTTACACGAACAATTTTGAAATTACAGCGGAACAGGTTGCTATGCTTTACAAATACAGATGGAGAGTAGAACTGTTCTTCAAATGGCTGAAGCAACATCTGCGCATCAAAGAGTTTTATGGAACCTCGGAGAATGCTGTAAAAATACAAATCTATGCAGCTATCATTGCATATTGTCTTGTCGTTATCGTACAAGAATGTATGGGGCTAAAGCTTCAAACCTATGATGTTCTAAGAATTTTAAGCACGGCATTGTTGACAAAAATGCCATTGTGTGACTTGCTCATTGAACAGAAAGAGGAAGAATTTACTGAAGGAAAAAACCTGCAGCTCTGCCTCAATTTTGATGGGTAA
- a CDS encoding tetratricopeptide repeat protein, translated as MSNLLKDSTNRNNKKIWITLFEAVKKQYEQGNEKLYLKQKYDTAKLFSLGKKMFDVLQAFDSVDATPNKKGVIKIEYRDEHAQFLNQIRPNLFNGGAYFMLKHKYQEAYDMYDAYINCAYQPLFKKYDYMRRDKLIPEASYWAAYNAYKLKNHQATLKHTPLALKDTTHYVYMLQYLAQTYKEMNDTTLYLKTLEEGFSSHPDFPFFFPRLVDYFVQNHSFDQALHVINQALSVDSTNQIYRFAKSTVLLNTGQYDECIEICDGLIAENDSMMEPYLNAGLAYFNQAVILDKETQVSKQHRQMILNDYRKALPYLERYRQLAPDMKERWSLPLYTIYLNLNMGKEFDEIDKIINAKKG; from the coding sequence ATGAGTAATTTGTTGAAAGACTCCACGAATAGAAATAATAAGAAAATATGGATAACACTGTTCGAGGCTGTTAAAAAGCAGTATGAACAGGGAAATGAAAAGCTGTATTTAAAGCAAAAGTACGATACAGCTAAGTTATTTTCATTGGGAAAGAAAATGTTTGATGTTTTGCAAGCGTTCGACTCTGTTGATGCGACACCCAACAAAAAAGGAGTCATTAAAATAGAATACAGAGACGAACATGCCCAGTTCTTAAACCAAATCAGACCCAACCTTTTCAATGGCGGAGCCTATTTCATGCTGAAGCATAAGTATCAAGAAGCTTATGATATGTATGACGCATACATCAATTGCGCGTATCAACCTTTGTTCAAAAAGTATGACTATATGAGACGTGACAAGTTGATACCCGAGGCTTCCTATTGGGCGGCCTACAATGCTTACAAACTCAAGAACCACCAAGCAACCTTGAAGCACACTCCTTTAGCATTGAAGGATACAACTCACTACGTTTACATGCTACAATATTTGGCGCAAACGTATAAGGAAATGAATGATACTACCTTGTACTTAAAGACATTGGAAGAAGGATTCTCATCACATCCAGACTTTCCGTTCTTCTTTCCACGGCTGGTAGACTATTTTGTGCAGAATCATAGCTTCGATCAAGCACTACACGTCATTAACCAAGCACTATCGGTCGACAGCACCAATCAGATTTATCGCTTTGCCAAGAGTACCGTTTTGCTGAATACGGGACAATATGACGAATGTATAGAAATATGTGATGGATTGATTGCAGAGAACGATAGCATGATGGAACCTTATTTGAATGCGGGGCTGGCTTATTTTAATCAGGCCGTCATTTTAGACAAAGAAACACAGGTGTCTAAGCAGCATAGACAAATGATATTAAATGATTATCGCAAGGCTTTGCCCTATCTCGAACGCTACAGACAACTGGCTCCTGACATGAAAGAGCGCTGGAGCCTTCCGCTCTATACTATTTACCTAAATCTGAATATGGGTAAAGAGTTTGATGAGATTGATAAAATTATAAACGCAAAGAAGGGGTGA